CACAGTATCCATATGGAGACCACAGCCCCGGGGCCAACCCACAGCCCAGGGCCCAGGAGGAGGCGTGGGCCCCCCCTGCCTATGGGGTGCAACCGCAGTATGCAtggcctgcagctccagcacacggGAACCCATTCCTCTCCGAATCGCACCCACCCTGGactggcagtggggctgcatcTCATCCTCCTGCATGGGACTCAAAGGTACGGTGATGCTCCAATGGCTCTGACACAAAGGTTCTGGCTGCAGTTCCCCAAAACACGCATGCAGCTCTGCAATGCTCCTTCCTACAAGCAGAGTTGGCTCCCAGGAGgtggaaacaaagcagcagtCCTAAGTACTGCCAGCAGAATCTCCTACTTATATATCAAAACTGTAATTCCAGAAAGCACTGGAGGTAGCAGACCGTGAGGGGCGGGCCTTGAAGTGGGGCAGGTCTCATCTAACGCCTCTGTAATGTagatttccttttccctctgatTGTAGGAATCTGCTTATGACAAACCCGAGCAAAGTGCAAACCAACACTGCTACTATTCTGATGGCAATCACCAGCACTCCGGGACAGTGAATGACCACAAACCACCCGCCCTGCTCAGTGCCAAGTCATCTCCCTCCAACCCCAAGGTGCAGTACAGTGCACAGCCCCAAATGTACAACAGTGCAACTCGGAGGCTGTTGGCTGGGAACCAGGAGGCAGGCTGCAAAGCTGGCAACCACACTTCAATGAATTCTGCAGCCATCCAACCAGAGATTCAGAGAATCCTACACGTCACAGAGCAGGCTGAACAGCTCGAACAAGAGGTGGATGAATTTGTAGGGAAAAAGACAGATAAATCCTACCGGCTGTTGGAGGAGATGCTGACCAAGCTGCTGTTAGAACTGGATTCCATTGAGACTGGTGGGCAGGACGGCGTCCGGCAGGCCAGGAAGGAAGCTGTCCACAGAATTCAGGCCATACTGGAGAAACTGGAAAGGAAGGGATTGTGAAAGCAAATCAGCCACAGCGCAGCCTGTTGTGGAGGTTCCAAAGAGTTTTTCCACATCTCAGCTCTTTCTGCTAAGCACTATCAACAATGTAAAAGCAATAAGTCCtgagttaaaagaaaaacaaccaaacccaCAGGAAAGCCCAGCCCCAACCAACAGCTCAGCAGCGGACCGGttaagagaagaagaaagcagcaaaccGAGTTGTTTGTTCTGGGATGTGAAGAAGCAGCACCCCCTGAGGTGCTCAGCGCTGCGGAGCCCTCTTTGGGTCTGCATCCTTCACTGAGCAAGAAGAAGATCACCGCACAAAGTTCCCCAAAGCAGGCCCAATCCATGGTACCTCGTGgagccacagctgcagcacttgTCACATTCGTCACCGTGCAGCCATAAATGAAGGCCCTTGGTTGCCCATCACTGCGTGTGCTTTCAGCTTCAGATCCCGTGCCACAACAGCTGGCGTGTGTCATCCCGGGGTTCTCTTTGCTCCCTGTGCACTCCTTGTAGCTCTGatgtgctgcagacagcagcgTGCTGCTTCCTCTGTTGTGAAGCTGTTCCGTGATGCCACGTGGATGTGGGAACACAGCCTGGAACTGTGAATTCCTCACCTGGAAAAGAGAGGTGCAGACAGAGCCgtgcagcagcgcagccccggACGGTGGGAGgtgcagaaatgcttttcaggTCGCGTGGGTCAAATCCACTTTTTAATTGTAATGCCTACTGTTAACCTTCTGGTTACAACACGTGAAGCGAATCATTGCTGTGCGTAATGAGATAATAAACCCCAATGacttttaaatgttattttgtaATTAAGTCTCTCAAagtctctttttgttttgttttgtttttaaggggAAGTTGTGTACAGATTGCTCAGCTTACAGCCgcctgcaggcagagcccgGCCGGGCTGTAGCAGCAGGTGGGGCTTAGGGGTAGTGTGGCACATGGAGCTCTcgttgggtgctgctggggggcagtGCACACTCTGAGTGCTGCAGTCCCACTCCAGGACTGCTGGCTGTGTTTTGGAAGGGATTTACTGCTGGCTGCCACCctcagggcagcctgcagggcagcGGTGGAGTGTGTGCATGGGTTGACCTTTGCAGCTCTTTGGATGTGTCTGAGGTCAcatgcagcactcagcacacCGAGGAATCCCTGGGAGTgggaaggaactgggattacCAAGGAGTTACCAAAgtccatttcttcctctgttttctattgcactggcacagctgttGGCACAAAGCCTCGCATTCCTTTTGGGCAGGATCTCAACGAGGTCTGGGATTTGCTCTTGCAAAAGCTGGTGCATGTGAGTGCCACTGCAGCCAAGGGGAGCAGATGTGAGATGGCTGCAGTCggccctgcagcatcccctgtGGTCTGTCGTGTGAGCACCACCCGGGCAGGTCCGAATGCCACACGGGGCTgacgctgctgctgcttccatgGGCAGTCCCTTCTGCTGGGGCTgtgaaggcagaaagcagatTTGGTCCCTTAAGAATCTGAGGGGCTGAACGCAACCATTTTCTTACAGACGTTTCGCTTTCAGCAGCAGGGATCGCATCGGGAGCGAACCCACGCTGACTCCCGCATCCCGTTCGCTCCAACGCTCGCTCCCCTGCGCTGTCAGCTGCCGCACGATGGGTTCGGTCGGTTCTACCCGTGCGGGCAGACACGCGGAGCAGCCCCGGTTACCTTCGAGCGGTGCCACCGcaatgcaggcagagcagaagagctgctcacAAACTGCCGCGTCGGCAGCGCTCCGTGGGCCAGGGCAAAGGTTTCCTTCTGCAGCCGTGTGGTAGGAGCGGTATCCCATATCTGCCCTCATGGTTGTAAGAAAAGCTGTGCGCGTGTGCACCGCACggggaaaggaaggggggggggtgggggggggggaggggttgggggcgTTTTGGTGCCGAACCCCTCCAGGTAACGCATGCCTTTGCAACGGTTCCTCTGCCGGCACAGAGCCCCCAACACGGGAAggttggaggggggggggggggggggagtgatGAAAAGCTGCCCAGAAGCACGACGGGCGCGGCGGTGTCTCCGGGCACGGGAGAGCCCAGCGGGGCCCACAGCCCCGAACCGCGGCCGCACATCCGGCTCAGGGCCGGCGCAGGGCTGTAATTATTCGACGCCGGCCTTTAATTAGCGCCGCGATACCGACCGGGCGCGGCCCCCGCGGGTTGAAACGGCCGCGGAACGGCCGAGCGTTGGGGGCGGAGCGCTCCGATCCCCGCCCGGCACCCCGAGCacgcgcagcgcagcgcagcgcacaGCGGAGGCAGCGccgggggcggggaggggaagCGCCGCCCCGAGCGGGCGGGGAGCGCAGCGCGGAGCCGGGCTGGGAACGGGGCCGGGGAGCCGCGCTGTGCCGCCGCGCTGTGCCGCCGCTCGGGACGGGGAGCCGCGCGGTGCGGGAGCGGCGGACGCGCCCTAC
This DNA window, taken from Gallus gallus isolate bGalGal1 chromosome 22, bGalGal1.mat.broiler.GRCg7b, whole genome shotgun sequence, encodes the following:
- the BAG4 gene encoding BAG family molecular chaperone regulator 4 produces the protein MEPRGRTAPWQEPPGPGFAAGYWNPAQPRAFGLGPFAGGADARGQQGMDSPYTNGSYSAPYPPAAPHYAALPQTRTYGCSGPSYSTDSTAPYRPPPPAPPWGCGTQDCPAEGCSLRRQQTAGYSPPQTPGMPVPQYPYGDHSPGANPQPRAQEEAWAPPAYGVQPQYAWPAAPAHGNPFLSESHPPWTGSGAASHPPAWDSKESAYDKPEQSANQHCYYSDGNHQHSGTVNDHKPPALLSAKSSPSNPKVQYSAQPQMYNSATRRLLAGNQEAGCKAGNHTSMNSAAIQPEIQRILHVTEQAEQLEQEVDEFVGKKTDKSYRLLEEMLTKLLLELDSIETGGQDGVRQARKEAVHRIQAILEKLERKGL